In the genome of Planctomycetia bacterium, the window GGAACGAGATCGGCCACACCGAAGGCGCGCGGCGCGGCGGCCATCTCCGGCATCCGATTCGGATTGACGGCTGCCGACGGACGAACGCTCTTCGGTCCGCCGAAGCGAGCGCCGGCTTGGCCGCTGTCCTTCGTTTCAAGTTTCGAAAAGAATGCCGCCAACCCGTAGTAGTCTTGTTGACTCCAAACCTCGTTCGGATGGTGATGACACTTCGTACACTGTAACCTCACACCGAGGAAGACTTGCGACGTCGTCTCGGCCAAGTCTTCGACTTTTGCATCGATGAAGTAGTAGGCAACCGGCCCGTTGGTGAAGAGATTGCCTTGCGCCGTAAGCAACTCGCGCGTCATGACGTCGAGCGGCTTGTTGTCGCGAACCGATTGTCGAATCCAACCGTTGAAGCTTGCTAGTCCTTTGTCACCTAAGTATCGGCGATGCGCACGGAGCAAGTCGCCCCAACGGAGGGACCAGTAATCGACGTACTCGGCCCGTTCGAGCAACGCATCTACGACGCGGGACCGCTTATCGAATGCCGCATCGGCTAAGAATCGTCGAGTTTCATCGGCGGTCGGTAACGTCCCGATGAGGTCGAGATGCACACGCCGCAGAAATGTAGAATCATCGGCCAAAGCTGCCGGTTGGATACCAAGTCGCTTCCATTCGTCCGCTGCAATTACATCGAGAAAATGTCGGGAGGGAAAAGAGAATTCGGTAGGAGCAGCGAAGGGAACCGAGACGCTTACCGACGCCACTTGTCCAAGAAAACGGACGTTCACCGGCGTCTTGCCTGCCTCCAGCGCCGTAATTCGGCCGGCATCGTCGACGTCGACACGCGCTTTGATTCGGCTATCGTACTGCGCGAGCTTCGTGACGTCTTGCGTTGTCTTATCCGACCAATGGGCCGTTACGACTAACTGTGCTTCGCTGCCGACTCGCAGCGTTAATTCGCGCGGCGAAGTTTCCAGCCGAACGATTTCCGGTTCTCGAATGCCGGGTGGGTTAGCACCTTGAGCGATATAGTCTCGAATCGCTCGGTAAGCTACGGAGTCTTCTTCGAAACGACGGCCTCCGCCGTGCGGAACCGCAGCAGTTGCTTTTCGTAACAACAGGCTTTGATCGGGAGCGCTCGGGCTCACTCGTCGTCCACGGCTTTGCTTAAAGAGCACGTCATAGTCGGCCGTGGGATTAAATCCCAGCAACGACAACGTCATGCCGCCGCGACCTTGAAACGATCCGTGACACGCCCCCATGTTGCAGCCGGCCTTGGTCAAAACAGGCACGATATCGCGTGAGAACAGCAACGACTTGTCGTGAGTTCGTTCTTCGCCGACCGACGACTGGGACGTCGGCTGACCCGCGTCGAGAATGCCTCCGCTCGCGAGTATCGCTAACATCCCGCAGATCGTCTGCATATTTGCGAGCGCGATCAACGATTATTCCTCATGAGGCCGATGAATGTTGCGCATTCGTGAGGGGGAACGCAACGTGTCGATATCGGGTATGTTGTCGTCAGTCTAGCCCCTAGCGCACGACCGCGTCCACGAAGTTAGGGACGAAGAAGTGTAACGTTCCTTATTCGAGACTTGAATCGTTGCTAAAGTGAAGACATCTACATTCGTAGGAATGATCGCCCCACTCGATATCGATGGCCGCGCTCCGAACGAAGAAACGATGGAATAACGCCGTTTGGAAACCGATCGTCCTCGAAGGAATCGACGAACCCGACGTTATCACGTCATATGACTAAGTCCGATGCTCAACTTCGGCAACGACACCGGCCGGGCCGGTTTTCTGTTGCCCGTCACAAGGCGCATGCATCGGCGAGCGTTGCTTCGTCGCGTCCGGCTTCGCGAAACATCGCGGAACTCTCGAAAAATCCGTTTTCAGAACGACACGTGGATTATAATTTCGGAACCGCAGTTGGGCGCTTTCACTCGACCGAAGATCCGTGGAGTTGAGGATTGAAGATGCAAGATTTCGACCGATGCCATCGCGTGACGCGCCGGACTTTTCTCCGCGGCGCCGGCGTGGCGATGGCGCTTCCTTGGCTGGATGCCATGACTCCCGGTTTGTTCGCGCGAGCAGCCTCGCCCAAGCCCTGGCGCATGGTCGTCGTCTACAACGACATGGGCTTCATGCCTCAATTTTTCTTTCCCGAACAAGCGGGACGGGACTACGCGCTCACGCCTTATCTAGAAACGTTGAAGGACTTTCGCAAAGACTTCACCGTCTTTTCCGGCGTTTCGCATCCGGGTGTCGATGGCGGCCACGCGGCCGACATTTGTTTTCTCACCGGGGCACCGCACCCCGGCAGCGGCGGGTTTCGCAATACGATATCGCTCGATCAATACGCCGCCGAGCGCATCGGCGTGCATACGCGCTTTCCGCATTTAAACTTAATCGTCGGCAACGAGCTCAATCAGAGCCTGTCGTGGACTTCCAACGGCGTGCGGCTTCCGCCCGAGCAAAAGCCGTCGGTGCTCTTTAAGCGATTGTTCCTGCAAGGCAATCCCCAGCAGGTCGAAGCGCAGGTTCGTCAACTCCGCGAAGGTCGGAGCATTCTCGACGTCGTCGCCGATCGGGCTCAAAGCCTAGAACGGAGCGTCAACGCCGGCGACCGCGGCCGGCTCGATCAATACTTTACCGCGGTGCGTGAACTCGAAGGCCGCATGGTGAAGGCCGAGGAATGGGAACGTCGGCCGAAACCGACCGTCAACGTCGCTCCACCTCGCGACAATGAAGACCGCAACGACACGTTGGGGCGGAGCCGGTTGATGTTCGACATGGTTCGGCTCGCGCTGCAAACGGACTCGACACGGCTGATCACGATCATGGTTCAAGACGGCGGCTCGACCCATAACGTTGCCGGCGGCGACCAGCATCACAATCTCACGCACCACGGCAGCCGTCCCGAGGTCGTCGGAAAGCTTCGCCAAATGGAAGAGGGCCAACTCAAAGTCCTGAACGAGTTGCTGACAGCGCTTCGCAACACGCCGGAAGACGGCGAAACGCTGCTGGATCGCACGATGGTTCTTTCGGGAGCGGGCATGGGAAACGCCAACGCGCACAGCAACTCGAATTTGCCTGTCTTGCTTGCGGGCGGCGGCTTCAAGCATGGTCAGCACTTGGTCTTCGACAAGCATCGCAACTACCCGCTGGCAAATCTGTACGTCAGCATGTTGCAGCGCCTGGGGATCGAAGCCGATCAGTTCGCCACAAGCACGGGCACGATGCGCGATTTGGAAATGATTTGACACCGCTTGCAATAGATCGCGTGGGGCGTGCTTTCTCCTTCTACGAAGCCGAGTCGTTTTGAAATGTCGAGCGAACGCTTACTACGAAAAATGCCACCGATGCAGCCGGCTCTATGTTGGAAGGCGCTAGTCGTAGCGCTGATATGGGCATTGCCCTTAGTGGCTCTCGCCGCCGATGCAAAGCCTGCCGACACCGATGCGTTTCATCAACGAATCAAGCCCTTCTTGGTCAAGCACTGTGACGAATGCCACGGCGCGAAAAAGGCAGAGGGAGACCTGAGGCTTGATACTCTCTCGGC includes:
- a CDS encoding DUF1552 domain-containing protein, producing MQDFDRCHRVTRRTFLRGAGVAMALPWLDAMTPGLFARAASPKPWRMVVVYNDMGFMPQFFFPEQAGRDYALTPYLETLKDFRKDFTVFSGVSHPGVDGGHAADICFLTGAPHPGSGGFRNTISLDQYAAERIGVHTRFPHLNLIVGNELNQSLSWTSNGVRLPPEQKPSVLFKRLFLQGNPQQVEAQVRQLREGRSILDVVADRAQSLERSVNAGDRGRLDQYFTAVRELEGRMVKAEEWERRPKPTVNVAPPRDNEDRNDTLGRSRLMFDMVRLALQTDSTRLITIMVQDGGSTHNVAGGDQHHNLTHHGSRPEVVGKLRQMEEGQLKVLNELLTALRNTPEDGETLLDRTMVLSGAGMGNANAHSNSNLPVLLAGGGFKHGQHLVFDKHRNYPLANLYVSMLQRLGIEADQFATSTGTMRDLEMI
- a CDS encoding DUF1553 domain-containing protein, translating into MLAILASGGILDAGQPTSQSSVGEERTHDKSLLFSRDIVPVLTKAGCNMGACHGSFQGRGGMTLSLLGFNPTADYDVLFKQSRGRRVSPSAPDQSLLLRKATAAVPHGGGRRFEEDSVAYRAIRDYIAQGANPPGIREPEIVRLETSPRELTLRVGSEAQLVVTAHWSDKTTQDVTKLAQYDSRIKARVDVDDAGRITALEAGKTPVNVRFLGQVASVSVSVPFAAPTEFSFPSRHFLDVIAADEWKRLGIQPAALADDSTFLRRVHLDLIGTLPTADETRRFLADAAFDKRSRVVDALLERAEYVDYWSLRWGDLLRAHRRYLGDKGLASFNGWIRQSVRDNKPLDVMTRELLTAQGNLFTNGPVAYYFIDAKVEDLAETTSQVFLGVRLQCTKCHHHPNEVWSQQDYYGLAAFFSKLETKDSGQAGARFGGPKSVRPSAAVNPNRMPEMAAAPRAFGVADLVPAEPGAAGSIVDPRAELATWITRRDNPYFSRNFANRYWAALMGVGLVEPVDDMRATNPASMPRLLDALAEDFAHHGFDTKHLLRTICNSRIYQLAPELSPQRDADGSLFTHRVPRRLSAEVLLDAVNQVTGNVETFVGQPLGTRAIALPDPSIASHFLNTFGRPPRSSPCDCARGIAPDLSQVLHFANGTALHEKIIATKGRLSERLRTKRSDQELTEELYLTAFARRPTASETQIVTEVLAAGPSRDEAWQDILWALINCSEFMFGH